From Halotia branconii CENA392, the proteins below share one genomic window:
- a CDS encoding glycosyltransferase: MSHQLVDTTTANSFLPMVSVVVPIYNGETDLPELINCFLSQTYPKDRVEYLLVDNNSSDRTLNYLKISAENSSITIRSFSENQIQSSYAARNTGIRAAIGEIIAFTDADCRPQSQWLKSLIQPFVKPDVVIVVGEIVALPGNTLLEQHANSQETLSQKHTLGHSFCPYGQTANLAIRRIALEKVGLFRPYLTTGGDADICWRILQENVGRWEFSPEAIVQHRHRTTFKELKSQWQRYGRSNRYLHELHGVKLMREITLKECGYRLGRWLLKEVPKDSVKAIAGKATLVDILNTPIGLFTARARYSGQQEAKLPENAKMIEWL, translated from the coding sequence ATGAGTCATCAGCTAGTCGATACAACCACCGCCAACAGCTTCTTGCCAATGGTTTCGGTGGTTGTTCCTATTTATAATGGTGAAACAGATTTACCAGAGTTAATTAATTGTTTTTTGTCTCAAACTTACCCCAAAGACCGGGTAGAGTACTTACTTGTAGACAATAATAGTAGCGATCGCACTCTTAACTACCTGAAAATATCTGCCGAAAATAGCTCAATTACAATTCGCTCTTTCAGCGAAAACCAAATTCAAAGCTCTTATGCTGCTCGTAATACTGGTATTCGCGCTGCTATTGGCGAAATTATTGCTTTTACCGATGCCGATTGCCGTCCGCAATCACAATGGTTGAAATCATTAATTCAGCCTTTTGTCAAGCCAGATGTGGTTATTGTTGTAGGTGAAATTGTCGCCTTACCGGGTAACACTCTTTTAGAACAACACGCCAATAGCCAAGAAACTTTATCACAAAAGCACACTCTTGGCCATTCCTTTTGTCCCTATGGCCAAACTGCTAATTTAGCCATTCGACGCATTGCTTTAGAAAAAGTGGGTTTATTTCGTCCCTATCTCACCACTGGCGGCGATGCAGATATCTGTTGGCGGATTTTACAAGAAAATGTTGGGCGTTGGGAATTTTCTCCAGAAGCGATCGTACAGCACCGTCACCGTACCACATTCAAAGAGCTAAAAAGTCAATGGCAGCGTTATGGACGCTCAAATCGCTATTTACACGAGTTGCACGGCGTAAAATTGATGCGAGAAATTACCCTAAAGGAATGCGGCTATCGCTTGGGACGTTGGTTATTGAAGGAAGTACCTAAAGATAGCGTGAAGGCGATCGCAGGTAAAGCCACCCTTGTAGACATCTTAAATACTCCTATTGGGCTGTTTACTGCCAGAGCGCGTTATTCTGGGCAACAAGAGGCTAAACTACCAGAAAATGCCAAGATGATTGAGTGGCTATAA
- a CDS encoding response regulator transcription factor, producing MSAQLLLVDDEPGLREAVKDYLQESGFSVQVASNAREGWDLMQQNTPDLVISDIMMPQVDGYQFLKQLREDPRFQSLPVVFLTAKGMTGDRIQGYQAGVDAYLPKPFDPDELVAIVENLLTRRTAKPQATGEEGETLDIAELANQIAQIKTLLTQRSAIAQSPTPFKIDLTPREQSVLNLVAEGLMNKEIARRLETSVRNVEKYVSRLFSKTGTNSRTELVRFALEHGLAK from the coding sequence ATGTCAGCACAATTGTTACTGGTAGATGATGAACCAGGATTGCGGGAAGCCGTGAAAGATTATTTACAAGAAAGCGGTTTCAGCGTTCAAGTTGCCAGTAACGCCCGTGAAGGTTGGGATTTGATGCAGCAAAATACACCCGACTTAGTGATTTCTGATATTATGATGCCTCAGGTAGATGGCTATCAGTTCCTGAAGCAACTACGAGAAGATCCTCGTTTCCAATCACTTCCAGTAGTGTTTTTAACAGCTAAAGGCATGACAGGCGATCGCATCCAAGGTTATCAGGCTGGTGTTGATGCTTATCTACCCAAACCCTTCGATCCAGATGAGTTAGTAGCAATAGTAGAAAATTTACTAACTCGCCGCACAGCCAAGCCTCAAGCTACGGGTGAAGAAGGCGAAACTCTTGATATTGCGGAACTAGCTAATCAAATTGCCCAAATTAAAACTTTATTAACCCAAAGAAGTGCGATCGCTCAATCTCCAACTCCTTTCAAAATTGACTTGACTCCTAGAGAACAAAGCGTTTTAAACTTAGTTGCTGAAGGGTTGATGAATAAAGAAATTGCTCGTCGTTTGGAAACCAGCGTTCGTAATGTAGAAAAATACGTTAGTCGTTTATTTAGTAAAACCGGCACAAATAGCCGTACCGAGTTAGTTCGTTTTGCTTTAGAACACGGTCTTGCTAAATAG
- a CDS encoding NAD(P)H-quinone oxidoreductase subunit M: MDNPMLLKSTTRHIRIFAAEIDRDGELIPSNQVLTLDVDPDNEFNWNEDALQKIYHKFDELVEASSGEDLTDYNLRRVGSDLEHYLRSLLQKGEISYNLSARVTNYSMGLPQVAVDENK; this comes from the coding sequence ATGGACAACCCAATGCTGCTCAAGTCCACAACCCGGCACATTCGCATTTTTGCGGCAGAAATTGACCGGGATGGCGAATTGATTCCTAGTAATCAGGTCTTAACGTTGGATGTTGACCCAGACAACGAATTCAACTGGAATGAAGATGCCCTACAAAAGATTTATCACAAGTTTGATGAATTGGTAGAAGCATCTAGTGGCGAAGACCTAACAGACTATAACTTACGCCGCGTTGGGTCAGACTTGGAGCATTATTTGCGATCGCTCCTACAAAAAGGCGAAATCAGCTACAATCTATCTGCTCGTGTCACCAACTACAGCATGGGACTTCCCCAAGTTGCAGTTGACGAGAATAAGTAG
- a CDS encoding Npun_R1517 family heterocyst differentiation transcriptional regulator, giving the protein MNSKALPRQINNIEVGVYECEIHLKFRLIEEKSLLGDREQLLQVLLDALTEGSDDFLETLQASVKAQEVSEFKASPQMRRQMMRLRNAIDNSQ; this is encoded by the coding sequence ATGAACTCGAAAGCATTACCACGCCAAATAAATAATATCGAAGTAGGTGTTTATGAGTGCGAAATACATCTCAAATTTCGGTTGATTGAAGAAAAAAGCTTATTGGGCGATCGCGAGCAACTCTTGCAAGTGCTATTAGACGCTTTAACTGAAGGGTCTGATGACTTTTTAGAGACGCTGCAAGCCTCTGTCAAAGCTCAAGAAGTCTCTGAGTTTAAAGCTTCACCCCAAATGCGTCGCCAAATGATGCGTTTACGCAATGCTATTGATAACAGCCAATAG